The Coffea arabica cultivar ET-39 chromosome 3c, Coffea Arabica ET-39 HiFi, whole genome shotgun sequence genome contains a region encoding:
- the LOC113735036 gene encoding mediator of RNA polymerase II transcription subunit 21-like has product MDIITQLQEQVNTIAGLAFNTFGTLQRDAPPVRLSPNCPEPPANPSSAAEDAASLAEQPKLMSAALVNAAKQFDLLVAALPLAEGGEEAQLKRIAELQAENDAVGQELQKQLEAADKELKQVQELFRQATDNCLNLKKPD; this is encoded by the coding sequence ATGGATATAATAACTCAACTGCAAGAACAGGTGAATACAATTGCAGGTCTTGCCTTCAACACCTTTGGGACGCTTCAAAGGGATGCTCCTCCAGTTAGGTTGTCTCCTAATTGTCCGGAACCTCCTGCTAATCCATCTAGTGCTGCAGAGGATGCAGCTAGTCTTGCTGAGCAACCAAAGCTCATGAGTGCTGCACTTGTCAACGCTGCCAAGCAGTTTGATCTGTTGGTAGCTGCCCTTCCATTAGCTGAGGGAGGTGAAGAAGCTCAGCTGAAAAGAATTGCAGAACTTCAGGCTGAAAATGATGCGGTAGGCCAAGAACTACAAAAACAACTGGAAGCTGCGGATAAGGAATTAAAGCAGGTGCAGGAGTTGTTCAGGCAAGCAACAGACAACTGCTTGAACTTAAAGAAACCAGATTGA
- the LOC113735035 gene encoding ALA-interacting subunit 3, whose product MSSGEGSSQPSSKKSRQPKYSRFTQQELPACKPILTPGLVVTTFILVGVIFIPIGLLSLSASERVVEIVDRYDEDCIPSDQEKTAFIQSDKTNKTCVRSLTVPKKMQHPVYIYYQLDNFYQNHRRYVKSRSDKQLRNPENEDLTSPCEPEARVDNKPIVPCGLVAWSLFNDTYGFSVSGMNLSVNKKDIAWDSDKNYKFGSKVYPKNFQQGSLIGGGKLDEKIPLSEQEDLLVWMRTAALPSFRKLYGRIEQDLEANETITVVIQNNYNAYAFGGKKKLVLSTTTWIGGKNSFLGLGYITIGGLCLFIATTFIVMYLIKPRPYGDPSYLSWNRNPPGN is encoded by the exons ATGAGCTCTGGGGAGGGTTCTTCTCAACCTTCTTCCAAGAAATCCAGGCAACCCAAAT ATTCTAGGTTTACACAACAAGAACTGCCTGCATGCAAACCGATATTAACTCCAGGATTG GTGGTCACAACTTTTATACTAGTAGGGGTTATATTCATACCAATTGGCCTTTTGTCTTTGTCTGCATCAGAGAGG GTGGTTGAAATTGTAGACCGCTATGACGAGGATTGCATTCCTTCCGATCAAGAGAAAACTGCATTTATTCAGAGTGACAAGACCAACAAAACCTGTGTCCGGAGCTTGACA GTCCCAAAGAAAATGCAGCATCCGGTTTACATCTATTACCAGCTTGATAACTTCTATCAAAACCATCGTCG ATATGTCAAAAGCAGAAGTGACAAACAGTTGCGAAACCCAGAAAATGAGGATTTAACATCACCCTGTGAACCCGAAGCACGCGTTGATAATAAGCCCATTGTGCCTTGTGGCCTTGTTGCTTGGAGTTTGTTCAATGATACTTATGGATTCTCAGTTAGTGGCATGAATCTATCTGTAAACAAGAAAGATATTGCATGGGACAGCGATAAGAACTATAAATTTGGATCAAAAGTTTATCCTAAAAACTTTCAGCAGGGAAGCTTGATTGGAGGAGGAAAACTGGATGAAAAAATACCA TTGAGTGAGCAAGAGGACCTTCTAGTCTGGATGCGCACTGCAGCATTGCCAAGCTTCCGAAAGTTGTATGGGAGAATTGAACAGGATCTTGAGGCTAATGAGACGATAACAGTGGTTATACAGAATAACTATAATGCTTATGCTTTTGGAGGCAAAAAGAAGCTGGTTCTTTCGACTACGACTTGGATTGGTGGAAAAAACAGTTTCTTAGGCTTGGGATACATCACTATTGGTGGATTGTGCTTATTCATTGCAACAACTTTCATAGTAATGTACCTTATAAAGCCAAG ACCTTATGGCGATCCATCCTATTTGTCTTGGAACAGAAACCCACCTGGGAACTGA